A stretch of Prunus dulcis chromosome 6, ALMONDv2, whole genome shotgun sequence DNA encodes these proteins:
- the LOC117632981 gene encoding uncharacterized protein LOC117632981, whose protein sequence is MHESSTGMTEAPFSNKKNDTEITVKEQYGGDSDDKEIVQLQIEGRGLSLVDGTYDKPLACFGCGIGWFSFLLGFAFPPIWYYATVLYFGNYLKGPRERPGLAASAIAALICSVIVLVTLLAVFW, encoded by the exons ATGCATGAGAGCAGCACAGGGATGACAGAAGCACCAttttcaaacaagaaaaacgACACTGAGATCACAGTGAAGGAGCAATATG GTGGAGATTCTGATGACAAAGAAATTGTGCAACTGCAAATTGAGGGAAGGGGCTTGTCGTTGGTAGATGGGACGTATGATAAGCCTCTTgcatgctttggttgtggcaTTGGATGGTTCTC GTTTCTCTTGGGATTTGCTTTTCCACCAATATGGTATTATGCTACTGTGctttattttggaaattatCTTAAAGGCCCCAGAGAGCGACCTGGCCTTGCAGCATCTGCGATTGCA GCTTTAATTTGCTCGGTCATTGTCTTGGTTACTCTGCTTGCTGTTTTCTGGTAG